One genomic segment of Fusobacterium sp. includes these proteins:
- a CDS encoding amidohydrolase family protein: MKIAINNGILVDPKNKIFKKINLLIENGKIKELSDKKLSGDEELDCHELYISPGFVDMHMHEDSIVNEEIKINIFEKMLKMGVTTAIGGNCGIGSSNIKEYFSIIEKGNPVNFGSFLPHSILRKYIEANDRYENLESQDIEKMYQYGKNLIKECGLFGISFGIEYIPGIDFNELITLASLGKNRIISAHLRDDGDNVFEALDEFLEIGNYIKAHLQISHIGSMAGYGQMDKFLSAVEEKRKKGIDVSCDCYPYAAFSTHIGSAVFDNDYIKRHKVEYNCLEVMEGKYKVQRCTEKLFNTLRKELPNTLVTGHMMLEKDIETALKDPNTIIVSDGILGEDGNGHPRATGTFPRFISKYVRDKKLMSLYEGIEKITSQPAKLLKLNKGSLEIGADADITIFSLEEIEDRATFADSSLSPVGIKYVLIDGEIALKNGKVINSKLGKIVEYPKI, encoded by the coding sequence ATGAAAATAGCTATAAATAATGGAATTTTAGTAGATCCTAAAAATAAAATATTTAAAAAAATAAATCTTCTTATAGAAAATGGAAAAATTAAGGAATTATCTGATAAAAAACTATCTGGTGATGAAGAGTTAGATTGTCATGAACTATATATCTCTCCAGGTTTTGTTGATATGCATATGCATGAAGATTCTATTGTAAATGAAGAAATTAAGATTAATATATTTGAAAAAATGTTAAAAATGGGAGTTACCACTGCAATTGGAGGCAATTGTGGAATAGGTTCAAGTAATATAAAAGAGTATTTCAGCATAATTGAAAAAGGAAACCCTGTAAATTTTGGTTCCTTCCTTCCACATAGTATACTTAGAAAATACATTGAAGCAAATGACAGATATGAAAATTTAGAAAGTCAAGATATTGAAAAGATGTATCAATATGGTAAAAATCTTATTAAAGAATGTGGGCTTTTTGGAATAAGTTTTGGTATAGAATATATTCCAGGAATAGATTTTAATGAATTAATCACTTTAGCCAGTCTTGGAAAAAACAGAATAATAAGTGCTCATCTTAGAGATGATGGTGATAATGTCTTTGAAGCTTTAGATGAATTTTTAGAAATAGGAAATTATATAAAAGCTCATTTACAAATTTCACATATTGGAAGTATGGCTGGTTATGGACAAATGGATAAATTTCTTTCTGCAGTAGAGGAAAAAAGAAAGAAGGGAATTGATGTTTCCTGTGATTGTTATCCTTATGCTGCTTTCAGTACTCATATAGGTTCTGCAGTATTTGACAATGATTATATTAAAAGGCATAAAGTAGAATATAATTGTTTAGAGGTTATGGAAGGAAAATATAAAGTTCAAAGATGCACTGAGAAACTTTTTAATACTCTCAGAAAAGAGTTACCCAATACTCTTGTTACAGGTCATATGATGTTGGAAAAAGACATAGAAACTGCTTTGAAAGATCCCAATACAATAATAGTCAGTGATGGGATATTAGGAGAAGATGGAAATGGTCATCCCAGAGCCACTGGAACTTTTCCAAGGTTTATTTCTAAGTATGTGAGAGATAAAAAACTTATGTCTCTATACGAGGGTATAGAAAAAATAACTTCACAGCCCGCCAAATTATTAAAATTAAATAAAGGAAGTTTAGAAATTGGAGCAGATGCAGACATTACTATTTTTTCTTTGGAAGAAATAGAAGACAGAGCTACTTTTGCTGATAGTTCTCTTTCTCCTGTTGGAATAAAATATGTACTTATTGATGGTGAAATAGCATTAAAGAATGGAAAAGTCATCAATTCAAAACTTGGAAAAATAGTTGAATATCCTAAAATATAA
- a CDS encoding glucose 1-dehydrogenase → MKITEQYNLKGKVAIITGAGDGIGKASALKLAEAGANVVCSDLDIEKARETAKEAAVFGVRSLAIKCNVTIEEDLKNLVDETIKNFEKINILVNNAGGGGGGKEKLEELTLDYITFIYKLNVFSIFTLMKLCAPHMRKDNYGSIINISSMASNMVSSNMSVYGSSKAAINQLTKYAALDLGPEIRVNAIGPGAIKTKALASVLTPEIEEKMLAKTPIKRLGEVNDIAMAVLYFASPASSWTSGQILFVNGGGIQELD, encoded by the coding sequence ATGAAAATAACAGAACAATATAATTTAAAAGGAAAAGTTGCTATTATAACAGGAGCTGGAGATGGAATAGGAAAAGCTTCTGCTTTAAAATTAGCTGAGGCTGGAGCTAATGTAGTATGCAGTGACCTAGATATTGAAAAAGCCAGAGAAACAGCTAAAGAAGCTGCTGTATTTGGAGTGAGGTCATTAGCTATAAAATGTAATGTGACAATAGAAGAAGATTTGAAAAATCTTGTAGATGAAACTATAAAAAACTTTGAAAAAATAAATATATTAGTAAATAATGCTGGAGGTGGCGGAGGTGGAAAAGAAAAGCTTGAAGAACTTACACTTGATTACATAACTTTTATATATAAACTTAATGTATTCAGCATTTTTACTTTGATGAAGCTTTGTGCTCCCCATATGAGAAAAGATAACTATGGCTCAATAATAAATATAAGCTCAATGGCAAGTAATATGGTAAGCTCAAATATGAGTGTATATGGAAGTTCCAAAGCTGCAATAAATCAACTTACAAAATATGCTGCTCTTGATTTAGGACCTGAGATAAGAGTTAATGCAATAGGACCAGGAGCTATAAAAACAAAAGCATTAGCTTCAGTGCTTACACCTGAAATAGAAGAAAAAATGTTGGCTAAAACTCCAATAAAAAGATTGGGAGAAGTGAATGATATAGCTATGGCAGTGCTATATTTTGCAAGTCCAGCTTCAAGTTGGACAAGTGGACAGATACTCTTTGTAAATGGGGGAGGAATTCAAGAATTAGATTAA
- a CDS encoding DNA starvation/stationary phase protection protein → MKKKQEELIYQMNKFLSNLHVFKTIVHNYHWNLKGEHFFTIHPMLDGVMAETDEHIDEVAERILMIKGRPFASLKVYLEHSMLQEIESKPYTGEEAIKGILENFKLLLDEMNVALKMSEDLEDQETADLFTGIGAAYQKHVWMYTAWLTK, encoded by the coding sequence ATGAAAAAAAAACAAGAAGAATTAATTTATCAAATGAACAAATTTTTATCTAATTTACATGTCTTTAAAACTATAGTACACAATTATCATTGGAATTTAAAGGGAGAACATTTTTTTACTATACATCCAATGCTTGATGGAGTAATGGCAGAAACTGATGAACATATAGATGAAGTAGCAGAAAGAATACTTATGATAAAAGGAAGACCTTTTGCTTCTCTTAAAGTATATTTAGAACATTCTATGCTTCAAGAAATTGAATCAAAACCATATACAGGTGAGGAAGCAATAAAGGGAATACTTGAGAATTTTAAACTTCTTTTGGATGAAATGAATGTAGCATTAAAAATGTCTGAAGATCTAGAAGATCAAGAAACAGCAGATCTGTTTACAGGAATAGGAGCTGCTTATCAAAAACATGTTTGGATGTATACTGCTTGGCTGACTAAATAG
- a CDS encoding branched-chain amino acid transporter permease — MRLTVEQEIITVAMVILGTLLTRFLPFIIFPANKPTPKYIQYLGKVLPFAVIGMLVVYCLKGVSIVAAPYGLPESISIVGIIILHKWKKNMLLSIGGGTIFYMILIQYVF, encoded by the coding sequence ATGAGACTTACAGTAGAACAAGAAATAATCACTGTAGCTATGGTAATATTGGGGACTCTTTTAACAAGGTTTCTTCCTTTTATAATTTTTCCAGCTAATAAACCTACTCCAAAATATATACAATATTTAGGTAAAGTTCTTCCTTTTGCAGTAATAGGAATGTTAGTTGTTTATTGTTTAAAAGGAGTTTCAATAGTTGCAGCCCCTTACGGACTTCCTGAATCCATTTCTATTGTAGGAATAATAATACTTCATAAATGGAAAAAAAATATGCTTTTATCTATTGGTGGAGGAACTATTTTTTACATGATTCTTATCCAATATGTTTTCTAA